From Oncorhynchus keta strain PuntledgeMale-10-30-2019 chromosome 25, Oket_V2, whole genome shotgun sequence, one genomic window encodes:
- the LOC118358212 gene encoding protein GUCD1-like isoform X1: MSGDAILLNVPVIRQLYHWDCGLACARMVLKYGNISSYTLHTRYLHPVSDEEFQGACWELKLTESVWTIDLAYLMCQLGVRYRFCTQTLGVDKGFRNQSFYKKHFDTEEDRVNKLFLKAESKNVVVKQCSVTIQEIQEHVDLSHVAIVLVNAVVLVCELCSSPVKYCCFLPVGQKCFCRKPEYQGHFVVVCGFNRSSGCIFYNNPAYSDRVCCTSISNFEEARMSYGTDEDILFIFKES, translated from the exons ATGTCAG GTGATGCCATTCTGCTGAATGTACCTGTCATTCGGCAGCTGTACCACTGGGACTGTGGATTAGCCTGCGCAAGAATGGTTTTGAAGTACGGGAACATTTCGTCATATACTTTACATACACG GTACCTCCACCCTGTGAGTGATGAGGAGTTTCAGGGTGCTTGCTGGGAGCTGAAGCTGACGGAGAGCGTGTGGACAATTGACTTGGCCTACCTCATGTGCCAGCTGGGGGTCAGGTACCGCTTCTGCACTCAGACACTGGGTGTTGACAAGGGCTTCAGGAATCAG TCCTTCTACAAAAAGCATTTTgacactgaggaagacagagtGAACAAACTGTTCCTTAAGGCTGAGAGCAAGAATGTCGTGGTGAAACAATG CTCTGTGACAATTCAGGAAATCCAGGAACATGTTGACCTGAGCCATGTGGCCATAGTGCTGGTCAACGCTGTGGTTCTGGTGTGTGAACTCTGCTCTTCGCCTGTCAAGTACTGCTGTTTCCTGCCTGTGGGCCAGAAGTGCTTCTGCAGGAAGCCAGAATACCAGGGTCACTTCGTGGTGGTGTGCGGCTTCAACCGGAGCAGCGGCTGCATCTTCTACAACAACCCTGCCTACTCAGACC GCGTGTGTTGCACCAGCATTAGTAACTTTGAAGAGGCTCGAATGAGCTACGGGACAGATGAGGATATTCTGTTCATCTTCAAGGAGAGCTGA
- the LOC118358212 gene encoding protein GUCD1-like isoform X3, with amino-acid sequence MVLKYGNISSYTLHTRYLHPVSDEEFQGACWELKLTESVWTIDLAYLMCQLGVRYRFCTQTLGVDKGFRNQSFYKKHFDTEEDRVNKLFLKAESKNVVVKQCSVTIQEIQEHVDLSHVAIVLVNAVVLVCELCSSPVKYCCFLPVGQKCFCRKPEYQGHFVVVCGFNRSSGCIFYNNPAYSDRVCCTSISNFEEARMSYGTDEDILFIFKES; translated from the exons ATGGTTTTGAAGTACGGGAACATTTCGTCATATACTTTACATACACG GTACCTCCACCCTGTGAGTGATGAGGAGTTTCAGGGTGCTTGCTGGGAGCTGAAGCTGACGGAGAGCGTGTGGACAATTGACTTGGCCTACCTCATGTGCCAGCTGGGGGTCAGGTACCGCTTCTGCACTCAGACACTGGGTGTTGACAAGGGCTTCAGGAATCAG TCCTTCTACAAAAAGCATTTTgacactgaggaagacagagtGAACAAACTGTTCCTTAAGGCTGAGAGCAAGAATGTCGTGGTGAAACAATG CTCTGTGACAATTCAGGAAATCCAGGAACATGTTGACCTGAGCCATGTGGCCATAGTGCTGGTCAACGCTGTGGTTCTGGTGTGTGAACTCTGCTCTTCGCCTGTCAAGTACTGCTGTTTCCTGCCTGTGGGCCAGAAGTGCTTCTGCAGGAAGCCAGAATACCAGGGTCACTTCGTGGTGGTGTGCGGCTTCAACCGGAGCAGCGGCTGCATCTTCTACAACAACCCTGCCTACTCAGACC GCGTGTGTTGCACCAGCATTAGTAACTTTGAAGAGGCTCGAATGAGCTACGGGACAGATGAGGATATTCTGTTCATCTTCAAGGAGAGCTGA
- the LOC118358212 gene encoding protein GUCD1-like isoform X4, producing the protein MVLKYLHPVSDEEFQGACWELKLTESVWTIDLAYLMCQLGVRYRFCTQTLGVDKGFRNQSFYKKHFDTEEDRVNKLFLKAESKNVVVKQCSVTIQEIQEHVDLSHVAIVLVNAVVLVCELCSSPVKYCCFLPVGQKCFCRKPEYQGHFVVVCGFNRSSGCIFYNNPAYSDRVCCTSISNFEEARMSYGTDEDILFIFKES; encoded by the exons ATGGTTTTGAA GTACCTCCACCCTGTGAGTGATGAGGAGTTTCAGGGTGCTTGCTGGGAGCTGAAGCTGACGGAGAGCGTGTGGACAATTGACTTGGCCTACCTCATGTGCCAGCTGGGGGTCAGGTACCGCTTCTGCACTCAGACACTGGGTGTTGACAAGGGCTTCAGGAATCAG TCCTTCTACAAAAAGCATTTTgacactgaggaagacagagtGAACAAACTGTTCCTTAAGGCTGAGAGCAAGAATGTCGTGGTGAAACAATG CTCTGTGACAATTCAGGAAATCCAGGAACATGTTGACCTGAGCCATGTGGCCATAGTGCTGGTCAACGCTGTGGTTCTGGTGTGTGAACTCTGCTCTTCGCCTGTCAAGTACTGCTGTTTCCTGCCTGTGGGCCAGAAGTGCTTCTGCAGGAAGCCAGAATACCAGGGTCACTTCGTGGTGGTGTGCGGCTTCAACCGGAGCAGCGGCTGCATCTTCTACAACAACCCTGCCTACTCAGACC GCGTGTGTTGCACCAGCATTAGTAACTTTGAAGAGGCTCGAATGAGCTACGGGACAGATGAGGATATTCTGTTCATCTTCAAGGAGAGCTGA
- the LOC118358212 gene encoding protein GUCD1-like isoform X2, which yields MSGDAILLNVPVIRQLYHWDCGLACARMVLKYLHPVSDEEFQGACWELKLTESVWTIDLAYLMCQLGVRYRFCTQTLGVDKGFRNQSFYKKHFDTEEDRVNKLFLKAESKNVVVKQCSVTIQEIQEHVDLSHVAIVLVNAVVLVCELCSSPVKYCCFLPVGQKCFCRKPEYQGHFVVVCGFNRSSGCIFYNNPAYSDRVCCTSISNFEEARMSYGTDEDILFIFKES from the exons ATGTCAG GTGATGCCATTCTGCTGAATGTACCTGTCATTCGGCAGCTGTACCACTGGGACTGTGGATTAGCCTGCGCAAGAATGGTTTTGAA GTACCTCCACCCTGTGAGTGATGAGGAGTTTCAGGGTGCTTGCTGGGAGCTGAAGCTGACGGAGAGCGTGTGGACAATTGACTTGGCCTACCTCATGTGCCAGCTGGGGGTCAGGTACCGCTTCTGCACTCAGACACTGGGTGTTGACAAGGGCTTCAGGAATCAG TCCTTCTACAAAAAGCATTTTgacactgaggaagacagagtGAACAAACTGTTCCTTAAGGCTGAGAGCAAGAATGTCGTGGTGAAACAATG CTCTGTGACAATTCAGGAAATCCAGGAACATGTTGACCTGAGCCATGTGGCCATAGTGCTGGTCAACGCTGTGGTTCTGGTGTGTGAACTCTGCTCTTCGCCTGTCAAGTACTGCTGTTTCCTGCCTGTGGGCCAGAAGTGCTTCTGCAGGAAGCCAGAATACCAGGGTCACTTCGTGGTGGTGTGCGGCTTCAACCGGAGCAGCGGCTGCATCTTCTACAACAACCCTGCCTACTCAGACC GCGTGTGTTGCACCAGCATTAGTAACTTTGAAGAGGCTCGAATGAGCTACGGGACAGATGAGGATATTCTGTTCATCTTCAAGGAGAGCTGA
- the LOC118357911 gene encoding uncharacterized protein C22orf15-like isoform X1, whose product MYSTDYVDLMDRTGELVNLSVKEKSMEQASSLMKERHSYVLIRICRGDGTEGQKYVPLLNDLDKSHPELAEVLKKLSNPCKEQEEKGGPSRKGSVNQIRRKPTAGNKKNHPGRLKKI is encoded by the exons ATGTACTCTACAGACTATGTGGACCTGATGGACAGGACAGGGGAGCTGGTGAACCTGAGTGTAAAGGAGAAGAGCATGGAGCAGGCCAGCAGTCTGATGAAGGAGAGGCACAGCTACGTTCTCATACGCATCTGCA GAGGTGATGGGACTGAAGGGCAGAAGTACGTGCCACTCCTAAATGACCTTGACAAGAGCCATCCCGAGTTAGCAG AGGTCCTAAAGAAGCTCTCCAACCCATGTAAGGAGCAGGAAGAAAAGGGTGGTCCCTCAAGGAAAGGTTCTGTCAATCAGATCCGGCGCAAGCCCACTGCTGGAAACAAGAAGAACCATCCTGGAAGACTTAAAAAGAtatga
- the upb1 gene encoding beta-ureidopropionase: MSGSAFESLEKTLEKHIPDEELKEVKRILFGKETKKLVLPAAAMEIALERDFELQGYMFEASTEQLRTPRIVRVGLIQNRIVLPTDAPVLDQITALHKRIGEMVDVAAMCGVNIVCFQEAWTMPFAFCTREKEPWTEFAESAEEGYTTRFCQELAKKYNMVVISPILEREEVHNVLWNTAVVVSNSGSVLGKTRKNHIPRVGDFNESTYYMEGNTGHKVFQTQFGKIAVNICYGRHHPLNWFMYSMNGAEIIFNPSATVGGLSEPMWSIEARNAAIANHCFTCGINRVGTEHFNNEFTSGDGKKAHQDFGYFYGSSYVAAPDGSRSPGLSRTRDGLLVTEMDLNLTRQISDKWSFKMTGRYGEYAEELTRATKQDFKPNIIKE; this comes from the exons ATGTCAGGGTCTGCGTTTGAATCTCTGGAGAAGACATTGGAGAAACATATTCCAGATGAGGAATTGAAAGAAGTTAAACGAATTTTGTTTGGAAAAGAAACCAA GAAGTTGGTTCTACCAGCAGCTGCAATGGAGATAGCGTTGGAGAGGGACTTTGAGCTTCAGGGGTACATGTTTGAAGCTTCCACGGAGCAGCTCAGGACCCCGAGAATTGTCCGGGTGGGCCTCATTCAAAACCGCATCGTCCTGCCCACTGATGCCCCTGTCCTGGATCAG ATCACAGCGCTCCACAAAAGGATTGGTGAGATGGTGGATGTGGCGGCCATGTGTGGGGTCAACATTGTCTGCTTTCAGGAGGCCTGGA CTATGCCCTTTGCTTTCTGTACCCGGGAGAAAGAACCGTGGACAGAATTTGCTGAGTCTGCAGAAGAAGGATACACTACCCGCTTCTGCcaagag CTGGCAAAGAAATACAATATGGTAGTGATATCGCCCATTTTGGAGCGAGAGGAGGTACACAACGTGCTGTGGAACACGGCAGTAGTGGTCTCTAACTCGGGCAGCGTGCTGGGTAAAACCAGGAAGAATCACATTCCCCGAGTGGGAGACTTCAACGAG TCCACATATTACATGGAGGGAAACACTGGCCACAAAGTGTTTCAGACCCAGTTTGGAAAGATTGCTGTGAACATCTGCTATGGGCGCCATCACCCTCTCAACTGGTTCATGTACAGCATGAATGGAGCAGAGATCATCTTCAACCCCTCTGCAACAGTTGGAGGACTCAGTGAGCCCATGTGGTCAATCGAGGCTAGGAATGCAGCTATAGCAAACCACTGCTTCACCTGTGGAATCAACCGTGTTGGGACA GAGCACTTTAACAATGAGTTCACCTCTGGGGATGGAAAAAAAG CTCACCAAGATTTCGGGTACTTCTATGGGTCAAGCTATGTGGCTGCTCCGGATGGCAGCCGCTCACCAGGCCTGTCCAGAACCCGTGACGGACTCCTTGTGACCGAAATGGACCTCAACCTGACCAGGCAAATCAGTGACAAATGGAGTTTTAAG ATGACTGGGAGGTATGGAGAGTATGCAGAGGAGCTCACCAGGGCCACCAAGCAGGACTTCAAACCCAACATTATCAAGGAGTAG
- the LOC118358210 gene encoding small nuclear ribonucleoprotein Sm D3-like translates to MANITVTHRDGCVAQLEQVYIRGSKIRFLILPDMLKNAPMLKSMKNKNQGAGAGRGKAAILKAQVAARSRGRGGMGRGHIFQKRR, encoded by the exons ATGGCCAACATCACAGTGACCCACAGAGACGGCTGTGTAGCCCAGCTGGAGCAGGTGTACATCCGAGGCAGCAAGATCCGATTCCTCATTCTCCCTGACATGCTGAAGAACGCACCCATGCTAAAGAGTATGAAGAACAAGAACCAGGGAGCTGGAGCAGGAAGAGGCAAAGCTGCCATTCTCAAAGCACAAG TGGCTGCCAGGAGTCGAGGACGTGGAGGGATGGGAAGAGGACATATTTTCCAGAAAAGGAGATag
- the LOC118357911 gene encoding uncharacterized protein C22orf15-like isoform X2, with product MDRTGELVNLSVKEKSMEQASSLMKERHSYVLIRICRGDGTEGQKYVPLLNDLDKSHPELAEVLKKLSNPCKEQEEKGGPSRKGSVNQIRRKPTAGNKKNHPGRLKKI from the exons ATGGACAGGACAGGGGAGCTGGTGAACCTGAGTGTAAAGGAGAAGAGCATGGAGCAGGCCAGCAGTCTGATGAAGGAGAGGCACAGCTACGTTCTCATACGCATCTGCA GAGGTGATGGGACTGAAGGGCAGAAGTACGTGCCACTCCTAAATGACCTTGACAAGAGCCATCCCGAGTTAGCAG AGGTCCTAAAGAAGCTCTCCAACCCATGTAAGGAGCAGGAAGAAAAGGGTGGTCCCTCAAGGAAAGGTTCTGTCAATCAGATCCGGCGCAAGCCCACTGCTGGAAACAAGAAGAACCATCCTGGAAGACTTAAAAAGAtatga